Proteins found in one Poecilia reticulata strain Guanapo linkage group LG15, Guppy_female_1.0+MT, whole genome shotgun sequence genomic segment:
- the pwwp2b gene encoding PWWP domain-containing protein 2B, with the protein MEAADEELRAGSLVPVTIDHVVNDTLVVTLTYRERSYTGILLDSNKKTGLFCLPDFTAKLGDCPITKPDCEIPEILNEEPVAKSPSQASHRPKDENSVPESSEPTAPQPPPCPIPTPVPAGQTPFPPYFEGAPFPPPLWVRHTYSQWVPQPPPRPIKRKKRRSREPGRMTISTIRLRPRQVLCEKCKNTLNSDEDSKDGINTKTSRKENTLQSDDDGDYKDNPAKLSRKEDVITTKDAKRRENAPVLDGKRFRKDKRGEAEVEKYTASDVIPHSPVIKISYSTPQGKGEVMKIPSRVHGSIKPFCPKQLVQNGVGGNGKRSTDATKDQRHILDATRSGLTVSIPKLKLTRPFATVNQGSSCPKIRLRPPQSQGEETMMEYEAELVGGSRRRSPRGPGSCIPHSEDSGEGKNSELWSGSSGEEADRSHSDLTLLINFRKRKADSSSLSVCSSDSLDESKSFSSEGTSPELCDLAPGEDLSVTSSSVTPREDCKTVPPLTVRLHTRSMTKCVTEEGHAVAVGDIVWGKIHGFPWWPARVLSISGTRKQESDGCEAQWPQAKVAWFGSPTTSQLSVAKLSPFRELFRSRFNRKKKGMYRRAILEAAKAVGHMGPEITSLLSHCDT; encoded by the exons ATGGAGGCTGCGGACGAGGAGCTGCGGGCCGGCTCTCTGGTACCTGTCACTATCGATCATGTTGTTAACGACACGCTGGTGGTGACGCTGACCTACCGAGAAAGGAGCTACACGGGGATATTACTTGATTCCAACAAAAA GACTGGACTCTTCTGTCTGCCAGATTTCACAGCTAAACTTGGTGACTGCCCCATCACGAAGCCAGACTGTGAAATCCCAGAAATCTTGAACGAGGAACCGGTTGCTAAATCTCCTAGCCAGGCCTCACACAGACCAAAGGATGAAAACTCGGTCCCTGAAAGCAGCGAACCGACAGCACCTCAGCCTCCACCCTGCCCCATCCCCACGCCTGTGCCAGCCGGACAGACTCCTTTCCCTCCTTATTTTGAAGGAGCGCCGTTCCCTCCGCCTTTATGGGTGCGCCACACCTACAGCCAGTGGGTACCTCAACCCCCTCCGCGACCAatcaagaggaagaagaggcgGTCGCGAGAGCCGGGGCGTATGACCATCAGCACCATTCGACTGCGGCCGCGGCAGGTTCTGTgtgaaaagtgtaaaaacacGCTTAATAGCGACGAGGACAGCAAAGACGGCATTAACACAAAGACTTCTAGAAAAGAGAATACTCTGCAGAGTGACGATGATGGGGACTATAAAGACAACCCGGCGAAGCTGTCGAGAAAAGAGGATGTCATCACAACGAAGGACGCCAAAAGACGAGAAAACGCCCCTGTCCTCGATGGCAAGCGCTTCCGAAAGGACAAAAGGGGCGAGGCTGAGGTTGAGAAATACACAGCAAGTGATGTTATCCCTCACAGCCCTGTCATAAAGATTTCCTACAGCACTCCACAGGGGAAGGGGGAGGTCATGAAGATCCCATCCCGGGTGCATGGCTCAATCAAACCATTCTGCCCAAAACAGCTGGTGCAGAACGGCGTGGGAGGAAACGGCAAGAGGTCCACGGACGCCACCAAGGACCAGCGGCACATTTTGGACGCCACTAGGTCCGGCCTCACTGTCTCTATTCCAAAACTCAAACTAACCCGGCCTTTTGCAACGGTGAACCAAGGCTCGTCCTGTCCAAAGATCCGATTGAGACCGCCGCAGAGCCAGGGAGAGGAGACCATGATGGAGTACGAGGCAGAACTGGTTGGGGGCAGCCGGAGACGGAGCCCCAGGGGGCCCGGTTCCTGCATCCCCCACTCTGAAGACTCTGGGGAGGGGAAGAACTCGGAGTTGTGGTCAGGGAGTTCTGGGGAGGAGGCAGACCGCAGCCACAGCGACCTGACCCTCCTGATCAACTTCCGGAAGCGCAAAGCGGACTCATCCAGCCTGTCCGTGTGCAGCAGCGACAGCCTGGACGAGTCCAAGTCCTTCAGCTCCGAAGGAACGTCGCCAGAGCTGTGCGACCTGGCACCGGGCGAAGACCTGTCCGTCACCTCGTCTTCCGTGACGCCGCGCGAGGATTGCAAGACGGTGCCGCCGCTCACGGTGCGCCTCCACACCCGCAGCATGACGAAGTGCGTAACGGAGGAGGGCCACGCCGTGGCAGTGGGCGACATCGTGTGGGGGAAGATCCACGGCTTCCCCTGGTGGCCGGCCCGCGTGCTCAGCATCAGTGGCACCCGGAAGCAGGAGTCCGACGGCTGCGAGGCCCAGTGGCCCCAGGCCAAGGTGGCGTGGTTCGGCTCGCCCACCACCTCCCAGCTGTCCGTAGCCAAGCTGTCGCCCTTCAGAGAGCTCTTCAGGTCCCGCTTCAACCGCAAGAAGAAAGGGATGTACAGGAGAGCCATCTTGGAGGCAGCCAAGGCCGTGGGTCACATGGGACCAGAGATTACGTCACTGCTTTCCCACTGCGACACGTAG